In a genomic window of Candidatus Chazhemtobacterium aquaticus:
- the rplU gene encoding 50S ribosomal protein L21 — protein sequence MANTQAVIELSGHQHLVSKDDTFSVDQHLDLEVGKTFTTDQVLLVIEDDKATVGTPLVKGASVTLKVEELGKGKKIDISRFKAKSRYRRRKGHRQPQTKLTVTKISLK from the coding sequence ATGGCAAATACTCAAGCCGTTATTGAACTATCAGGTCACCAACATCTCGTCTCTAAGGACGATACTTTCTCAGTTGACCAACATCTTGATCTAGAAGTCGGTAAGACCTTCACCACCGATCAGGTTCTTTTAGTCATTGAAGATGACAAAGCCACTGTCGGCACTCCTTTAGTTAAAGGAGCCAGCGTCACTCTAAAGGTAGAAGAACTTGGTAAGGGTAAAAAAATCGACATCTCCCGCTTTAAAGCCAAATCCCGCTACCGCCGCCGCAAGGGTCATCGTCAACCCCAAACCAAACTTACAGTCACCAAGATCTCACTCAAGTGA
- a CDS encoding lipase family alpha/beta hydrolase: MFKRFFVGLVFAFCSGLFFCSSAHAFNENFTGSFEEPWVVSTNSGQIQHLPNSVVLSGANFGYPQTFPYIRTGESFDLDIDTDFQIEFAFRYTMPGRWGTGLSVSQNIPENGNGLPLSELPDIMIFQVWQDIDGFKIYTTLCPSDNPDCVRQLQSISFDGSGDLDTSWHEVRIEYLHKDNHYEVYLDDNYVPIFISAPSDILPVGLWAGNPSIQGSGWEWSSIEIDYIRVEPIEIEEGRDKIILIPGMFASWNYPAILNGQPGESWKVPEWIKTYNNVIASLENEGYILNEDLFVFPYDWRKKLFDLSDDLNDYMNDLKTQGKLEDGEQVDLVGHSFGGLVARAYESEYGDSLIDQIVAIGSPNLGVTQAYGAWEGLETWNASWWQSQMIQLLVRFNQDLGELPIETLRRMSPSIQDVLPTYNFLNKNGTNVPINEMNQQNTNLPDINEGDYEVEVIAGKGEETIDQLNIKQRSKIEELLGLWEDGKPIEKLMSDGDGTVLLSSAKADFDNNFEIEANHGEIVFGEEGITTLFGRLGLDETSVVVNETADEHDSALVAVLRSPGVIKLLDSSGNEIDSIIDDNGKILWLPGVADGRYKMKVIADGETGDYELHFGYIQQEKADWEVFFGRLSKTGEVDEIAFDIHRDQIKLVSRNERPGGSNAVKYSIDGLIGRLSKTEKAKDQLRILRQIKFWSHRLYGQHTREGNQEDVDMVMGLLDEYDLWSEEIIKESGYEIKKQQVIGRRRLVINLEKTISRWKWYTRDLSKAREKLQIAEDYYMDKKYALADEYYYSAWLHLSRVFKLPW; this comes from the coding sequence GTGTTTAAGAGGTTTTTTGTTGGTTTAGTTTTTGCATTCTGCTCCGGTTTGTTTTTTTGCTCTTCTGCTCATGCTTTTAATGAAAACTTCACTGGAAGCTTTGAAGAGCCTTGGGTTGTGTCAACCAATTCTGGTCAGATACAGCATTTACCTAATTCTGTCGTTCTTAGCGGTGCAAACTTTGGATATCCTCAGACCTTTCCATACATAAGGACAGGTGAGAGTTTTGATTTAGATATTGATACTGATTTTCAAATTGAATTTGCCTTTAGATACACGATGCCTGGTAGATGGGGAACAGGACTGTCTGTTTCACAAAATATTCCAGAAAATGGTAACGGGCTACCTTTATCTGAATTGCCAGACATAATGATTTTCCAAGTTTGGCAGGATATTGATGGTTTTAAAATATATACGACATTGTGCCCGTCAGATAATCCTGATTGCGTGCGGCAACTACAAAGTATCTCTTTCGATGGATCTGGTGATTTGGACACTTCATGGCACGAAGTAAGAATAGAGTACCTACATAAGGATAATCATTATGAGGTATATCTTGATGATAACTATGTGCCAATTTTTATTTCGGCACCTAGCGATATCTTACCTGTTGGTTTGTGGGCTGGAAATCCTTCTATACAGGGCTCGGGATGGGAGTGGAGCTCGATCGAAATAGACTACATCCGAGTCGAACCAATCGAAATTGAAGAGGGGCGAGACAAAATTATTCTCATCCCTGGCATGTTTGCCAGCTGGAACTACCCAGCCATACTAAACGGACAACCTGGTGAATCATGGAAAGTTCCTGAATGGATTAAGACATACAATAACGTGATTGCTTCGCTTGAGAATGAAGGATATATCCTTAATGAAGATCTGTTTGTCTTTCCGTACGACTGGAGAAAGAAACTGTTTGATTTAAGTGATGACTTAAATGACTACATGAACGACCTAAAGACTCAAGGTAAACTTGAGGACGGTGAGCAGGTTGACTTAGTTGGCCATAGCTTCGGAGGTCTTGTAGCGAGAGCGTACGAGAGTGAGTATGGTGATAGTTTAATTGACCAAATTGTAGCGATTGGATCTCCTAATCTAGGAGTAACTCAGGCATATGGAGCTTGGGAAGGACTGGAAACCTGGAATGCTTCTTGGTGGCAAAGCCAGATGATCCAGTTGTTGGTCAGATTTAACCAGGATCTTGGTGAGTTACCGATCGAGACACTACGGAGAATGTCACCCTCCATTCAGGATGTACTGCCAACTTACAACTTTTTAAACAAAAATGGCACAAATGTCCCGATTAATGAAATGAATCAACAAAATACAAATTTGCCTGATATTAACGAGGGGGATTATGAGGTAGAGGTGATAGCCGGAAAAGGTGAAGAGACAATCGACCAGTTAAATATTAAGCAAAGATCAAAAATCGAGGAGCTATTAGGTCTGTGGGAAGATGGCAAGCCAATTGAAAAACTGATGAGTGATGGAGACGGAACAGTGCTACTTAGTAGTGCAAAGGCAGATTTTGATAATAATTTTGAGATTGAGGCTAACCATGGTGAGATTGTTTTTGGAGAGGAAGGAATTACAACGTTGTTTGGACGATTGGGACTGGATGAAACCTCAGTCGTAGTTAATGAAACTGCTGATGAGCATGATTCCGCTTTGGTGGCGGTGTTGCGTTCTCCTGGAGTAATTAAGCTACTTGATTCGTCTGGAAATGAAATTGATTCGATAATTGATGACAATGGAAAGATATTGTGGTTGCCAGGAGTAGCAGATGGCAGATACAAGATGAAGGTGATTGCTGATGGTGAAACGGGTGACTATGAACTGCATTTTGGATATATCCAACAGGAAAAAGCAGACTGGGAAGTGTTTTTTGGAAGATTGAGCAAAACAGGCGAGGTAGATGAAATCGCCTTTGACATACACAGGGATCAGATAAAGCTTGTCAGTAGAAATGAGAGGCCTGGAGGAAGTAATGCAGTTAAGTATTCGATTGATGGATTGATAGGGAGATTAAGTAAGACAGAAAAGGCCAAGGATCAGTTAAGGATATTAAGACAGATTAAGTTCTGGAGCCATCGACTTTACGGTCAACATACAAGGGAGGGTAATCAGGAAGATGTTGATATGGTAATGGGGTTACTTGATGAATATGACCTGTGGAGTGAGGAGATAATCAAGGAATCAGGTTATGAGATCAAGAAACAACAGGTTATTGGTCGAAGAAGGCTGGTCATTAATTTGGAGAAGACAATAAGCAGGTGGAAGTGGTATACAAGAGACTTGTCTAAAGCCAGAGAGAAACTGCAGATTGCTGAGGACTACTATATGGACAAGAAGTATGCTTTGGCAGATGAGTATTACTACTCGGCTTGGTTGCATTTGAGTCGGGTTTTTAAATTGCCTTGGTGA
- a CDS encoding class I SAM-dependent methyltransferase has protein sequence MFILKKFNTVKRFLKIIFLEIHDLYDCVSGKRKSHIPPTRLMFDGPASLDDFLKSGDVFMSSFVQILHPEPSIRVLDIGSGIGRHTLPLTKLIDSHGRYDGIEIVIAGVKWCRKHISNRFPNFRFQHVDIYNGAYNPRGKILPEEFVFPFEDNSFDIVMALSVFTHMTPDSVQNYLKESYRVLKPGGKAYFTYFLINDDSKKRLGDQNNTQPFEQTPDGYWTTNHQIPEAAIAYDEDVVRRFYSDSNLKISKIYYGSWCGRKKFTDYQDIVLASKK, from the coding sequence ATGTTTATACTGAAAAAGTTTAATACGGTAAAAAGGTTTCTAAAAATTATTTTTTTGGAAATACACGATTTGTATGATTGCGTCTCTGGAAAGAGAAAGAGTCACATCCCTCCAACTAGATTAATGTTCGATGGTCCGGCAAGTCTAGACGACTTTCTTAAAAGTGGTGATGTTTTTATGAGCAGTTTTGTGCAAATATTACATCCAGAGCCATCAATAAGGGTTTTGGATATTGGTAGTGGAATAGGTAGGCACACGTTACCACTGACCAAATTGATTGATAGTCATGGAAGGTATGATGGAATCGAAATAGTTATAGCTGGTGTCAAATGGTGCAGAAAACATATTTCTAATCGTTTTCCAAATTTTAGATTCCAACACGTAGATATATATAACGGTGCATATAACCCGCGTGGAAAAATCTTGCCTGAGGAGTTTGTTTTTCCTTTTGAAGATAATAGTTTTGATATAGTTATGGCCTTGTCGGTCTTTACGCACATGACACCTGATAGTGTTCAAAACTATTTAAAAGAGTCATATCGGGTACTAAAACCCGGAGGTAAGGCATATTTTACATATTTCTTAATTAACGATGATTCAAAAAAGAGGTTAGGGGACCAGAACAATACTCAACCGTTCGAACAGACCCCAGATGGTTATTGGACAACAAATCATCAGATTCCTGAAGCTGCAATTGCATATGATGAGGACGTGGTCAGGCGTTTTTATTCTGATTCCAACTTAAAGATTAGTAAGATATATTATGGATCTTGGTGTGGCAGAAAGAAGTTCACTGATTATCAGGATATAGTTCTGGCATCTAAAAAGTAG
- a CDS encoding FtsW/RodA/SpoVE family cell cycle protein produces the protein MRATPPILAAFVVLVFSLSVIWSTTPSLALTQLTFILFSLLVTIIISQTSISTLRSLALPAYVIAILSLIFTYILGQVTRGSVRWIEIGPFHLQTSETAKSLIILSFAYFLTQPILRPWRWLFTRILLLLPIALLVLLQPDLGSTIIISFIWFGMMLVSSLPRRYLLALLLTGLIALPLGYQLLEPYQQRRLTSFVNPYADPSGSGYNVIQSQIAIGSGRIIGKGVRQGTQSHLRFLPERHTDFAFASFAEEFGLVGTTILLACLTLILLWLTKQIDNPDLFASLIAAGAFWQFFSQTIVNVGMNLGLMPVTGITLPLFSYGGSSLLSFAITFGLVIATSKKTG, from the coding sequence ATGCGTGCCACACCACCCATCTTAGCTGCCTTCGTCGTTTTAGTTTTTAGCCTCTCCGTTATCTGGAGTACCACCCCGTCTCTGGCTCTTACTCAGTTAACCTTCATCCTCTTCTCTCTTTTAGTCACCATCATTATTTCCCAGACCTCAATTTCAACCCTTCGCTCTCTGGCTCTCCCTGCTTACGTTATCGCCATCCTTTCTCTCATCTTCACCTATATCCTTGGTCAGGTCACTCGTGGTTCTGTCCGCTGGATTGAGATCGGCCCTTTTCACCTACAAACTTCTGAAACCGCCAAGTCGCTCATAATTCTCTCTTTTGCCTACTTCTTAACCCAACCTATCCTGCGTCCTTGGCGCTGGCTATTTACCCGTATTCTTTTACTTCTCCCCATTGCTCTACTGGTTTTGCTTCAACCTGACCTAGGCTCTACCATTATCATCTCCTTTATCTGGTTTGGCATGATGCTTGTTTCCAGCCTGCCTCGCCGCTATCTTCTAGCTCTTTTACTCACCGGCCTTATCGCTCTACCTCTAGGTTACCAACTACTTGAGCCCTACCAACAACGCCGTCTTACCTCATTTGTAAACCCATATGCGGACCCCTCTGGTAGTGGTTACAACGTCATTCAGTCTCAGATCGCCATTGGCTCCGGTCGCATTATCGGCAAAGGCGTCCGCCAGGGAACTCAATCACACTTACGTTTCTTACCCGAACGCCACACCGACTTTGCCTTTGCCTCTTTCGCCGAGGAATTTGGATTAGTTGGCACCACCATATTACTTGCCTGCCTGACTTTGATCTTACTTTGGTTAACTAAACAGATTGATAACCCCGACCTTTTCGCAAGTTTAATTGCCGCTGGTGCCTTTTGGCAGTTTTTCTCTCAGACCATTGTCAATGTTGGTATGAACCTGGGTCTCATGCCCGTCACTGGTATCACCCTGCCTCTCTTCTCCTATGGTGGTAGCTCGCTTCTTTCATTTGCCATCACATTTGGTCTGGTTATTGCTACCTCCAAAAAGACCGGCTGA
- a CDS encoding ParB/RepB/Spo0J family partition protein: protein MADQATTLPIDQLQPNPLQPRGVITPDSLADLVDSIKIHGIIEPLVVAHTPAGYQIIAGERRWRAARIAGLSSVPVLIKETTPQGMLEMAIIENVQRTDLNPVDRAKSFDRLMTEFNLSNQEVANRIGKSPAYISNSLRLLQLPDALKDGLISGVISEGHARALSAIPDTATMIEAYKIILRENGSVRRAEALARRYKNKLTYEKASKAIPQPDIKDDEIDLMSQRLTTSLGNNATVKIRRSRIETAIHIALKGDPLTTESQISRIYKSITGQDFHPPVDTQNPEDLE from the coding sequence ATGGCCGACCAGGCTACTACCCTTCCCATCGATCAACTTCAGCCTAATCCGCTTCAGCCCCGTGGTGTCATTACCCCTGACTCTCTTGCCGATCTAGTTGATTCCATCAAAATCCATGGCATTATCGAGCCTTTAGTCGTTGCTCACACTCCAGCCGGTTATCAGATCATTGCTGGCGAACGTCGTTGGCGTGCCGCTCGTATCGCCGGACTTTCCTCGGTTCCTGTTTTAATCAAAGAGACCACCCCTCAAGGTATGCTTGAGATGGCCATCATTGAAAACGTTCAGCGTACTGATCTAAATCCAGTTGATCGAGCCAAGTCATTCGACCGGCTCATGACCGAGTTTAATTTAAGCAACCAAGAAGTGGCCAACCGCATTGGCAAGAGCCCTGCATATATCAGCAACTCACTTCGTTTACTTCAGCTTCCTGATGCCCTAAAAGACGGCCTCATATCCGGTGTCATCTCTGAGGGTCACGCCAGGGCTCTCTCAGCTATTCCAGACACCGCCACCATGATCGAGGCCTACAAGATTATCTTGCGTGAAAACGGCTCTGTCCGGCGTGCCGAGGCCCTAGCTCGTCGCTACAAGAACAAACTAACCTACGAAAAGGCCAGCAAAGCTATCCCTCAGCCTGATATTAAAGACGATGAAATTGACCTCATGTCTCAGCGATTGACTACCTCTCTTGGCAACAACGCCACCGTCAAAATCCGCCGTTCCAGAATCGAGACCGCCATCCATATTGCCTTAAAAGGTGATCCTCTCACCACCGAGTCACAGATCAGCCGTATCTACAAATCCATCACTGGCCAAGACTTTCATCCGCCAGTTGATACACAAAACCCCGAGGATTTGGAGTAA
- a CDS encoding TRM11 family SAM-dependent methyltransferase: MNSYLFFLGQNSLLSQAELTSLIPEAKLTTPHQSIVKLDSPTSLDLPSLGCRLGGTVKIAVLKQTSSAKQLQDDLVKLLLDQQAKNFSLNLLDATNQESYELSNEVKQRLVDNQLRTRFIAPTSTGISPVIITKQKAVELTIDSDFNIYQTTWVHSFKSWINRDRRKPFVTPKSGMLPPKLARIMVNLAVGDKDPGGLTLLDPFCGTGTILMEAALQGIKVIGSDLSADKVAGTKTNLDWLDENQACAPLKPATVFQANATNLKDQLVDQIDLIVTEPTLGPASPSQDKLSDIAHGLQKLYLGALKHWALFLKPQARVVIALPIFHGQDRSYTTADFIDARENLGYNTLRNDLIFTRPGAQIERQIVVLEKQ, from the coding sequence GTGAACTCCTATCTCTTCTTTTTAGGTCAAAACAGCCTCCTCTCGCAGGCAGAGCTTACTAGTCTTATACCCGAGGCTAAATTAACTACGCCTCATCAGAGTATTGTTAAGCTTGATTCTCCCACCTCCCTAGATCTTCCCTCTCTTGGTTGTAGATTAGGTGGCACGGTCAAAATTGCCGTTCTAAAACAAACCTCCTCTGCCAAACAACTTCAAGATGATTTAGTCAAACTTTTGCTTGATCAGCAAGCCAAGAACTTTTCACTCAACCTGCTTGACGCCACCAATCAGGAGTCATATGAGTTATCAAACGAGGTTAAACAACGCTTAGTCGACAACCAGCTCCGCACTCGTTTTATAGCCCCTACCTCAACCGGCATCTCTCCCGTCATTATCACCAAACAAAAAGCCGTTGAGTTAACCATCGACTCCGATTTCAACATTTACCAAACTACCTGGGTTCACTCCTTTAAATCCTGGATCAATCGCGATCGTCGCAAACCTTTCGTTACTCCCAAATCCGGCATGCTCCCTCCCAAACTGGCGCGCATCATGGTCAATCTGGCAGTAGGGGACAAAGACCCGGGGGGACTTACTCTACTTGATCCTTTCTGTGGTACCGGCACCATCCTTATGGAAGCCGCTCTCCAGGGTATCAAGGTAATAGGCTCAGACCTCTCAGCCGACAAGGTTGCCGGCACTAAAACCAACCTTGACTGGCTAGATGAGAATCAGGCTTGTGCTCCCCTAAAACCAGCTACTGTTTTTCAGGCCAATGCTACCAATTTAAAGGATCAGCTCGTTGATCAAATCGACCTTATAGTCACCGAGCCAACCTTAGGCCCCGCCTCACCTTCCCAAGACAAGTTGTCAGACATTGCGCATGGTCTACAAAAGCTATATCTAGGAGCTCTTAAACACTGGGCTTTGTTTTTAAAGCCTCAAGCCCGTGTCGTCATCGCTCTCCCCATTTTCCACGGCCAGGATCGTTCCTATACCACCGCCGATTTCATTGACGCTCGTGAAAACTTGGGCTACAATACTCTCCGTAACGATCTAATTTTCACACGGCCAGGGGCGCAGATTGAACGCCAAATCGTCGTCTTGGAAAAGCAATAA
- the lepB gene encoding signal peptidase I, giving the protein MFLRLLQRVGSFFMDIIEVFVISMSIFIVVYLFLMQPHQVKGNSMFPTYHDGEYLMTDKVTYKFREPKRGDIVVFKAPVNEDFDFIKRVIAVPGDKILIKDGEVYVNGEMLNEVYLPDEYDTRGGRFLREGVEADVPEGTYICIGDNRGHSSDSREWGPVPMENIVGRVFFRYWPFNRFGLVGNDGWEVFTALD; this is encoded by the coding sequence ATGTTTTTGAGACTGTTACAGCGAGTGGGCTCTTTTTTTATGGATATCATCGAGGTGTTTGTGATCTCGATGTCCATATTCATCGTAGTCTACTTGTTTTTGATGCAACCCCATCAGGTGAAGGGCAACTCAATGTTTCCGACTTATCATGATGGTGAGTATTTGATGACAGATAAGGTGACATATAAGTTTAGAGAGCCTAAGCGGGGTGATATTGTGGTGTTTAAGGCGCCAGTAAATGAGGATTTTGATTTCATTAAAAGAGTGATTGCAGTGCCTGGTGACAAAATTTTGATTAAAGATGGTGAGGTATATGTTAACGGTGAGATGTTAAACGAGGTTTACTTACCTGATGAGTATGACACCAGAGGAGGTAGGTTCTTGCGAGAAGGAGTTGAGGCTGATGTGCCAGAGGGAACATATATTTGTATTGGAGATAACCGGGGACACTCGAGTGATAGTCGTGAGTGGGGACCAGTGCCAATGGAGAATATTGTAGGCAGGGTGTTTTTCCGTTACTGGCCATTTAACCGATTTGGTTTGGTGGGTAATGATGGCTGGGAGGTATTTACAGCTTTAGATTAG
- a CDS encoding TIGR00341 family protein, with amino-acid sequence MSIVLTLFNSTTGGDKSRAAKKLIEQSSPRQDFFLMVSLAVLMATFGLILDSMAVIIGSMLIAPLLYPVMSLALGIVITDAKLAGRSLFTLFKASVLGIVVSAVATVVFDGDVLAITPMSWFGSKTELISVAVAVTAGTAASFALIKPKLSETLPGIAISVAMIPPLATVGLAMAWLSWDLVMRALLIYLMNILGLVLASVVVFSLMGLYGQRNVIKKEMGKDEKDMKREAKLAKRGR; translated from the coding sequence ATGTCTATCGTATTAACATTGTTTAACTCAACTACGGGAGGAGATAAGTCGAGGGCGGCAAAGAAGCTAATTGAGCAAAGCTCACCCAGACAAGATTTCTTTTTAATGGTTAGTCTGGCGGTGCTGATGGCTACATTTGGCTTAATTCTTGATAGTATGGCGGTGATTATTGGCTCGATGCTGATCGCTCCCCTACTCTACCCAGTAATGAGCTTGGCTTTGGGAATCGTGATTACTGATGCAAAGTTGGCTGGTAGATCTTTGTTTACGTTGTTTAAGGCAAGTGTTTTAGGCATTGTAGTGTCGGCTGTGGCGACTGTCGTATTTGATGGTGATGTACTGGCTATTACCCCCATGTCATGGTTTGGATCAAAGACTGAACTAATCTCAGTGGCAGTAGCAGTAACAGCTGGAACAGCTGCTTCGTTTGCCCTGATTAAACCTAAGTTAAGCGAGACCTTGCCGGGTATTGCCATCTCGGTGGCAATGATCCCACCTTTGGCAACTGTGGGGTTGGCAATGGCTTGGTTGTCGTGGGACTTGGTAATGAGAGCGCTACTTATTTACCTGATGAACATATTAGGTCTGGTACTAGCAAGCGTAGTAGTGTTTTCTTTGATGGGACTGTATGGCCAGAGAAATGTAATCAAAAAGGAGATGGGGAAAGATGAGAAAGATATGAAGAGAGAGGCGAAACTAGCAAAGAGAGGGAGATAA
- a CDS encoding 50S ribosomal protein L27, translating to MSKVKSGGKARQHAQRPGKRLGVKLFGGQPVKAGQILVRQRGTKFHPGDGTGLGRDFTIFALRDGVVSFITKHSRKYITITK from the coding sequence ATGTCAAAAGTTAAATCCGGTGGTAAAGCCCGACAACATGCACAGCGTCCTGGTAAAAGACTGGGAGTCAAACTTTTTGGAGGACAACCTGTTAAAGCTGGACAGATTCTAGTTCGTCAGCGTGGTACCAAGTTTCACCCAGGTGACGGTACTGGTCTAGGCAGAGACTTTACTATTTTCGCTTTAAGAGACGGTGTTGTTTCTTTCATCACCAAACACTCCCGAAAGTACATCACTATCACTAAATAA